The window ggagctTCAAGCAGGCAAGGCGTTTATTCTCACTATCCCTGCGAACGCCTCTCAACACTGTTAAAGGGCTGTCGATATCACCAGACCCTGCAgacgtacacgcacgcacaacatCCGCGCCAaaccctcttcctcgctcaTCTCCTCCAAACCCCGTTGGGACGGGTCCCTTTCGCCTGAGTATCATTTTTCTGCTTTCAatcccactccctcttcatCGCTAAATCGACAGCGACTCAGCAAGATGAGCGCCCTCGCAAGCCCTCGGACTTCCGTCCACAAGCACCGCGTCTTGCAtagcgcagctgccggcaATGGCGCTCGCAAGCAGAGCAACGGTGGCCCAGCAGACGTGATTGCCGCGGTGCCGGGGCGGGAAACCAATAAGTCCGCTGCCGAGGTAATCGTGGAGCGCATCCTGAAAGCTGCCGACCCGCATGTGATGTCCGTGCCGGTGTACTACGATTACAAGAAGGATGCGCGCGTGTACAAGCCCTTCCCCAATACGCGGCAGGTGTCAACCCTCTTCGCCATGGATGGTAACGCCATCGCGAAGGACTCGCCTGAGGCTGtgcagcaagaggaggacCGTAATCGCCGTATCcgagaggtggaggtggccgccgcagcggagaCTAACCCGGACTTGGTGGATGAAGGCGTGTCCACGCGCATACTCAAGAACCAGTTCAACTATAGCGAACGCGGCAGCCAGACAGTGAACCAGCCGATGAAGGAACGCGCCGTAATGACGGacccgccgccgtcggcatGCTTTCGAGGCCTGGCCACGGCGTGGGCCATCTACGACGCCTATGAGGAGGACCGCATCCAGGCCGAGaaggccgcggcggcgcagcggcgtgctGCCCAAGCTGCGCGGGCTggcaaggaggaagagagcgcagTGAcctccgccacggctgccgcaTCCATACGCGATGTGGCGGATATCGCTCCGAAGGGCGTGACTGAGCTACTGGCGTCGCCTGCATTTCACAGTGCACTGCAGGTGATGGAACGCATGGTGAACCAGAACGACTGTCACGACATCATTGACGACTTCAAGTACTGGGAAGACCAGAGCGACCTCTACAAGGAGGACGGTACGCTGCTACCGCTGTGGCAATTCTTCACTGAGAAGACACGCAAGAAGgccgtcaccgccatcgcccTCAACGGACGCTACGCGGATCTCTTCGCAGTTGGCTATGGCAGCTACGACTTTCTGAAGCCGTGCAAGGGCACGATTCACTGCTTCACGCTCAAGAACGCGGTACCCACCGGCTCTGGGGCTCCTATTCCGGCGCACCCGGAGTTCTCCTTTCACTTAGATTGCGGTGTGCTCTGTCTCGCCTTTCACCCACGCGAACACTCGCTACTCGCCTGCGGCCTCTACGACggcagcgtgtgcgtattCGATATGCGGGTGAGCTCCCACGACCCGGAGGGCACACGCTACGGTCGCCCGCTCTACCGCGCTAACGTGCGTACCGGTAAGCACATGGACCCTGTGTGGCAGATCATGTGGATGGAGAGCACGTTAGAGTTCTCCTTCTACTCCATCAGCACCGATGGCCGCGTGGCAAACTGGGTGCTGAGCAAGAAGGAACTAACGTCCCGCGATGTGTTGAAACTTAGCACTGGCATCTGCACCGCGGACCCAGAGCAGATGCTACTGAGTGAGCTCGGCGGCATGTCGTTCGACtactcacccacccacgaCAAGGCAGTCGTCGGCACGCAGGAGGGGGACTTGCTCTTGTGCACTGTCCACCACAATGGGCAGTGTGTCGAGCGCTATGAAGGGCACAGCATGGCCGTGTACACGACGCTCTGGAGCCCATTCCACCCGGACATATTTCTCACCTGCTCGGCAGACTGGACGGTCAAGCTCTGGATGAAGGGCTCTCCGTCACCGTTGGCTGTGTTTGACCTCGGTGACGCCGTCGGCGATGTTGCCTGGGCACCGTACAGCTCCACCGTGTTTGCTGCCGTCACCGCGGGTGGGAAGGTGTGGGTCTTTGACGTAGCACAGAACAAGACTGAACCTCTGTGTGCGCAGACAGTTGTGAAGAACGCGAAGCTGACTCACATCGTCTTCAGTGAGGTGGACCCGGTGCTGTTAGTAGGTGACACTCGTGGCACCGTTCTGACACTCAAGTTGTCCCCTAACCTGCGCAAGGTGTCGAAGCCTGGCAAAGGTGAGCCGACGGATGCGGCGCACATAAAAAAGTTGGAGGTAGAGAAATTGAATCG is drawn from Leishmania panamensis strain MHOM/PA/94/PSC-1 chromosome 24 sequence and contains these coding sequences:
- a CDS encoding dynein intermediate-chain-like protein (TriTrypDB/GeneDB-style sysID: LpmP.24.0270) encodes the protein MSALASPRTSVHKHRVLHSAAAGNGARKQSNGGPADVIAAVPGRETNKSAAEVIVERILKAADPHVMSVPVYYDYKKDARVYKPFPNTRQVSTLFAMDGNAIAKDSPEAVQQEEDRNRRIREVEVAAAAETNPDLVDEGVSTRILKNQFNYSERGSQTVNQPMKERAVMTDPPPSACFRGLATAWAIYDAYEEDRIQAEKAAAAQRRAAQAARAGKEEESAVTSATAAASIRDVADIAPKGVTELLASPAFHSALQVMERMVNQNDCHDIIDDFKYWEDQSDLYKEDGTLLPLWQFFTEKTRKKAVTAIALNGRYADLFAVGYGSYDFLKPCKGTIHCFTLKNAVPTGSGAPIPAHPEFSFHLDCGVLCLAFHPREHSLLACGLYDGSVCVFDMRVSSHDPEGTRYGRPLYRANVRTGKHMDPVWQIMWMESTLEFSFYSISTDGRVANWVLSKKELTSRDVLKLSTGICTADPEQMLLSELGGMSFDYSPTHDKAVVGTQEGDLLLCTVHHNGQCVERYEGHSMAVYTTLWSPFHPDIFLTCSADWTVKLWMKGSPSPLAVFDLGDAVGDVAWAPYSSTVFAAVTAGGKVWVFDVAQNKTEPLCAQTVVKNAKLTHIVFSEVDPVLLVGDTRGTVLTLKLSPNLRKVSKPGKGEPTDAAHIKKLEVEKLNRLVEVTMKDRALLGM